Proteins co-encoded in one Perca flavescens isolate YP-PL-M2 chromosome 11, PFLA_1.0, whole genome shotgun sequence genomic window:
- the LOC114564582 gene encoding basic leucine zipper and W2 domain-containing protein 1-A, with amino-acid sequence MSNQRQQKPTLTGQRFKTRKRDEKERFDPSQFQESIVQGLNQSGTDLEAVAKFLDASGAKLDYRRYAEVLFDILVAGGMLEPGGTMSGDAICTEFCLFKAQEDIETMKAYAQVFNKLIRRYKYLEKGFEEEIKKLLLFLKGFTESERNKLAMLTGILLANGNLSAAILSSLFNENLVKEGVSASFAVKLFKSWLSEKDISSVSASLRKVGMDSRLMELFPANKRSCEHFSKYFSDAGLKELSDFARNQQSIGARKELQKELEEQMSRGDPLKDIIAYVGEEIKKNNISEQTMIALIWASVMSSVEWNKKEELVTEQAIKLLKQYSPLLKAFTTQGLSELTLLLRIQEYCYDNIHFMKAFQKIVVLLYKANVLSEEAILKWYNETHVAKGKSVFLEQMKKFVEWLKNAEEESESEEEEAD; translated from the exons ATGAGTAATCAAAGGCAGCAGAAGCCTACGCTAACAGGCCAGCGTTTCAAAACCCGAAAAAGAG ATGAAAAGGAGAGATTTGACCCTTCACAGTTTCAGGAAAGCATCGTACAAGGTCTGAACCAATCCGGCACTGATTTGGAAGCTGTCGCAAAGTTCCTTGATGCCTCTGGCGCCAAGCTTGATTACCGACGCTATGCTGAGGTTCTATTCGACATCCTGGTGGCTGGTGGAATGCTGG AACCAGGGGGTACCATGTCAGGTGATGCGATCTGCACTGAGTTCTGTCTCTTCAAAGCACAAGAGGACATTGAGACTATGAAGGCGTATGCCCAG GTTTTTAACAAGCTCATCAGGCGTTACAAATACTTGGAGAAAGGGTTTGAGGAGGAAATTAAAAAG ctgctgctgtttctcaAGGGCTTCACAGAGTCTGAGCGCAACAAGCTAGCCATGCTAACAGGAATTCTGCTGGCCAACGGCAATCTCTCTGCGGCCATTCTTAGCAGCCTCTTCAACGAGAACCTAGTCAAAGAAG GTGTTTCAGCGAGCTTTGCTGTAAAACTCTTCAAATCCTGGCTTTCTGAAAAAGACATCAGCTCTGTTTCTGCCAGTCTCCGAAAGGTTGGCATGGACAGCAGGCTCATG GAGCTGTTCCCTGCCAACAAGCGCAGTTGTGAGCACTTCTCAAAGTACTTCTCAGACGCCGGACTGAAGGAGCTTTCGGACTTTGCCAGAAACCAGCAGTCCATAGGTGCCCGCAAGGAGCTGCAGAAAGAGCTTGAGGAGCAGATGTCACGTGGGGACCCCCTCAAAGAC ATCATCGCCTACGTCGGAGAGGAAATCAAGAAGAACAACATCTCGGAGCAGACGATGATCGCACTAATTTGGGCCAGTGTAATGAGCTCCGTGGAGTGGAACAAGAAGGAGGAGCTGGTCACCGAACAAGCCATCAAACTTTTAAAG CAATACAGCCCACTGTTGAAGGCTTTCACCACCCAGGGCCTCTCTGAACTCACTCTCCTGCTGAGGATCCAGGAGTACTGTTATGACAACATCCACTTCATGAAGGCCTTCCAGAAAATTGTTGTGCTGCTCTACAAAG CGAATGTCTTGAGTGAGGAGGCAATTCTGAAGTGGTACAATGAAACCCACGTTGCCAAAGGAAAGAGCGTTTTCCTTGAACAGATGAAGAAGTTTGTAGAATGGCTCAAAAATGCAGAGGAAG aGTCCGAGTCTGAGGAAGAGGAAGCAGACTGA